AGAGATCCACGAAACGGTGCAGTCGTGGCTCCCGCACGCCGAGCGCGCCGTCGTCCCGGATGCGACCCACTGCATGCTCGAGATCAACCCGACGGGCAGCGCCGAGGCCCTGTCCGAGTTCTTCTCCCAGCATCCGATGGATCGCTGACGGTCGCCACCTCCACACCAGACGACTCGCAGACGGCAGAAACGGCGTCTCCAGTGTCGTCGTGTGAAATTTCAAAAGCGATTCGAAGCGACGCTCAAAGCGGACTCGAGAGGTACGCCTTCGGCACCGCGTTTCGCACGGTGACCAGCGGATCGACCACCTGGCTGATCTCGAGGCCGCCGACGAGACTCGAGAACAGGTACGCCTGCGTCGTATCGAAGTCGTGTTCGGCCGCCAGCAGCCCGATGGCGTCGCGGTTAGCCAGCTCGCAGGCCTCCTCGAGCGTCTCCGCGCTCGCCACGGTCTTCCAGGCGTCGGCCGTCTCGATCAGCGGGCGCTCGAGGTCGATCGCCGGCTCCTCGAGCAACTCGAGGGAGAGGTCGATCTCGGTGGCGATCTCCGAGCCGGTGCCGCACATCTCGCCGTCGGCCATCGCGGCCTTGCAGTCGCCCATCGCGAGCATCGCGCCGTCCTGGAAGACGGGGAAGTAAACGGTGTTCCCGGCGGTGATGTCGGTCGTGTCGAGGTTGCCGCCGTGGTCGTGGGGGACGAGCGTGGTGTAGGCGTCCTCGGCGGGGGCGACCCCGATCGTCCCGATCACTGGCGAGACGGGTACCTCGAGGTCGCGGAATCGGATGGCTTCGCCGTCGACGGGCGTCATCTCGGTCCGGGGCGCGTCGATCCCCTCGTGGCCGTCGAGCAGGCCGAAGCCCTCGATCGTGATCACGCGGCCGGTCGCTTCGGTGAGGCGAATCTCCTCGACCTCGACGGCCAGGACGGCGCCCGGCTCGGCCCCCTCGACCCCGATCGGCCCCGTCGCTGCGTTGACCTCCTCGGGAACCGTCGCGAGCAGGTCGTCCTCGGACTGGACTGCACCCTCTAAGCTGTCGACCGTCTCGACGGTGAGGCTCGCGCCGGACTCGACGGTTTCGATGGGCTCGAGGTCCGGGGTGAACTCGTAGACGACGCCGTCCTCGGGAGTGATCACGGTCCGTGACATTGGGATGACGTACCGAACCGAGGGTAGTAAATGGTGGGTTCGACGAGACAGCCGCCGACCTCGGTCGACCGGTTCCAGGTCCTCGCCGACGCCGACCGGTGATATTTATTACCCCGACATACACTGGCCAACGCTCATATTCGCCATGTGGGTATTTAACAGCAACCATGAGTTACTGTGGCGAGCTGGGGCGGCGGCAGGGAGCGAGCGAACTGGAGACGGCTCACGGCGAGGGTGTCGATCGATGACCGACTCGTACGACGTAGCGGTCGTCGGCGGTGGTTGCATCGGCGTCACGATCGCGCGGGAGCTCTCGGCCGACCACGACGTCGTCCTCCTCGAGAAAGGACAAATTGCGGGGGAGACGACCGGTCACGCGTCCGGGATCATCCAGCCCCAGTATCAGTTCCCCCACCTGCCGAAGGCGGGGCGGCTGTCGTTTCGGTTCTTCGAGGGTCTCGACGGCCACCGGAACTACAAGTACACCGAACGCGAACTGATCAACCTCCACGGCCCGGAGCGGACCGAGGTCGCACGGGAGTACACCGAACTCGTCTCCGCGAACGGCGGCTACGACGCGACCTGGCTCGACGCCGACGAGATCGCCGACCGGTATCCGGGCGTCTTCGACACGAGCGAGGGGAGTCCGATCGCCGGCGGCATGCTGTACCGACGGATGGGCTGGGTCGATCCGTACACGTTCGCGACGACGATGGGAGAGGACGCGGTCGACCGCGGCGCGACGATCGAGACCGGCGTCGAGGTGACCGACGTCCTCGTCGAGGACGGCGAGGTGCGAGGCATCGACACCGACGACGGCGAGATCCGGGCCTCGAGCGTGGTCGTCGCCGCCGGTCGGTGGTCGCGGGCGTTGCTCGAGGACGTCCTCGAGGTGCCGATCCAGCCCGAACGGTTCTGGCACGTGAATCTGGACGAGGACGCCGACCGCAACGACCGCGTGAGCGAGGCGTACCCGCAGTGGTACATGGACCTCGACTTCGGCGACGACCTCCCCGAAGAGCTCGGCCTCGACGGCTACATGGCGACGTTCTGGCGCCCCGAGCACAACGGCGAGCTCCACGTGGCCGGGATCGAGGGGCTGCTGGGGCCACAGCCGTCGGTCAAACACAACGTGGACGAGGCGTTTCACCTCCTGCTGGCCGAACGGCTCGACGAACTCCTCGAGGAGTACGGCGAGGCCCGCATCGTGAGCGACGGCTGCTGTCCGACCGGCGACGCC
This portion of the Natronobeatus ordinarius genome encodes:
- a CDS encoding acetamidase/formamidase family protein; translation: MSRTVITPEDGVVYEFTPDLEPIETVESGASLTVETVDSLEGAVQSEDDLLATVPEEVNAATGPIGVEGAEPGAVLAVEVEEIRLTEATGRVITIEGFGLLDGHEGIDAPRTEMTPVDGEAIRFRDLEVPVSPVIGTIGVAPAEDAYTTLVPHDHGGNLDTTDITAGNTVYFPVFQDGAMLAMGDCKAAMADGEMCGTGSEIATEIDLSLELLEEPAIDLERPLIETADAWKTVASAETLEEACELANRDAIGLLAAEHDFDTTQAYLFSSLVGGLEISQVVDPLVTVRNAVPKAYLSSPL
- a CDS encoding NAD(P)/FAD-dependent oxidoreductase produces the protein MTDSYDVAVVGGGCIGVTIARELSADHDVVLLEKGQIAGETTGHASGIIQPQYQFPHLPKAGRLSFRFFEGLDGHRNYKYTERELINLHGPERTEVAREYTELVSANGGYDATWLDADEIADRYPGVFDTSEGSPIAGGMLYRRMGWVDPYTFATTMGEDAVDRGATIETGVEVTDVLVEDGEVRGIDTDDGEIRASSVVVAAGRWSRALLEDVLEVPIQPERFWHVNLDEDADRNDRVSEAYPQWYMDLDFGDDLPEELGLDGYMATFWRPEHNGELHVAGIEGLLGPQPSVKHNVDEAFHLLLAERLDELLEEYGEARIVSDGCCPTGDAMSPDWLPIIDAPDDAPDGLVVATGFSGLGLSASPIAAAAVRQLLCGYGAPFSLESLSIDRFESRSDDFPEPPFEIYDLGVFEGAD